A stretch of Candidatus Bathyarchaeota archaeon DNA encodes these proteins:
- a CDS encoding shikimate dehydrogenase: protein MDVSGKTRVYGVIGDPIEHTLSPTLQNAAFEASELDCVFLAFPVKTGQVKEALDGMRALEICGLNVTMPHKNAVIAYLDEIQEEAKFLKAVNTIHNQNGKLQGYNTDGVGAVNALKENGADPKGKRVLLLGAGGAARAIAFALTKEASEIVVLNRTESQATELANALTEATKKKISSDTLSSESLKGHLPKADILINATSVGMKPALQSPAPANLLKPDSAVMDIVYNPVETQLAKDAKATGAKVVSGVEMLIYQGAAAFEIWTGQSAPVDVMRKAALNHLQKVQI from the coding sequence ATGGATGTTTCGGGAAAAACACGCGTGTACGGAGTCATAGGTGACCCCATAGAACACACCCTAAGCCCAACACTGCAAAACGCAGCATTTGAGGCATCAGAGTTAGATTGTGTATTTTTGGCGTTTCCAGTCAAAACAGGACAGGTCAAAGAGGCGCTAGACGGGATGCGAGCACTTGAGATTTGCGGGTTAAACGTGACTATGCCCCACAAAAACGCCGTTATAGCGTATCTGGATGAAATCCAAGAAGAAGCCAAATTCCTAAAAGCAGTAAACACCATCCACAACCAAAATGGCAAACTCCAAGGCTACAACACTGACGGAGTCGGCGCAGTCAACGCGCTAAAAGAAAATGGTGCAGACCCCAAGGGTAAACGTGTTCTTCTTTTGGGTGCGGGTGGTGCTGCAAGAGCAATCGCATTTGCCTTAACTAAGGAGGCATCGGAAATAGTGGTTTTGAACCGCACTGAATCACAGGCAACAGAATTAGCCAATGCCCTGACCGAAGCAACAAAAAAGAAAATCAGTTCAGACACCCTGTCTTCAGAATCACTTAAGGGTCACCTGCCAAAAGCAGACATACTAATCAACGCCACCTCAGTTGGCATGAAACCAGCCCTTCAAAGTCCAGCACCAGCAAACCTGCTAAAACCCGACTCGGCAGTGATGGATATTGTGTACAATCCAGTGGAAACCCAATTGGCAAAAGACGCCAAAGCCACAGGTGCCAAAGTGGTTAGCGGGGTTGAAATGCTCATTTATCAAGGTGCGGCAGCGTTTGAGATTTGGACAGGACAGAGCGCGCCCGTAGATGTTATGAGGAAGGCCGCGCTTAATCACTTACAGAAGGTGCAAATTTGA
- a CDS encoding 3-dehydroquinate synthase II, whose translation MKELWIETPKKNTVESIVSQYADWVVEENKATRLSDKITADVVNPKKDDKLEKANVQNKILRICILDKETENQTVEAAELGASYLIISTANWRVIPLENLIARTKNKSKLIAEVTNAEEAKVALETLELGTDGVLLKNSDSDEIIKTVSVVKPEALKLEMKTAKIIATKPISNGARVCVDTCDLMTVGEGMLVGSQSAGLFLVEAEVNENPYVASRPFRVNAGSCSMYTLGNLQTTRYLQEFKAGDEVVLVNREGKTRKANVGRIKIEIRPLILVEAQVEGKIIKTILQNAETIRVVTPEGSKPVTELKAGDEVVVHLAAKGGRHFGISVPDETVIEK comes from the coding sequence TTGAAGGAACTTTGGATAGAAACACCAAAAAAAAACACCGTAGAGAGCATTGTTAGCCAATATGCTGATTGGGTTGTTGAAGAAAACAAAGCCACACGGCTATCAGATAAAATCACAGCAGATGTTGTTAACCCAAAAAAAGACGACAAACTCGAAAAAGCCAATGTGCAAAACAAGATTTTACGCATCTGCATCCTCGATAAGGAAACAGAAAACCAAACAGTAGAAGCAGCTGAACTGGGTGCAAGTTACTTAATTATCAGCACTGCGAACTGGCGGGTTATTCCATTGGAAAACTTGATTGCCCGCACAAAAAACAAAAGCAAACTCATCGCAGAAGTTACCAACGCAGAAGAAGCCAAAGTAGCCCTTGAAACTCTCGAGTTGGGAACTGATGGTGTTTTACTGAAAAACAGTGACAGCGACGAAATCATAAAAACCGTCTCAGTTGTCAAGCCTGAAGCGTTAAAGCTTGAGATGAAAACAGCAAAAATCATCGCCACCAAACCAATCAGTAACGGCGCAAGAGTCTGTGTTGACACTTGTGACTTGATGACGGTTGGTGAGGGCATGTTGGTTGGCAGTCAAAGTGCGGGGCTGTTTTTGGTTGAGGCTGAGGTTAACGAGAACCCCTATGTTGCGTCGCGTCCCTTCCGTGTTAACGCGGGTTCATGTTCAATGTACACGTTGGGTAATTTGCAGACTACAAGGTACCTGCAGGAGTTCAAAGCAGGCGACGAAGTTGTACTTGTGAATCGCGAGGGTAAAACGCGTAAGGCTAATGTGGGAAGAATAAAAATTGAAATCCGACCACTCATCCTAGTTGAGGCACAGGTGGAGGGAAAAATCATCAAAACCATCCTTCAAAACGCCGAAACCATCCGCGTTGTCACACCAGAGGGCTCAAAACCCGTAACGGAATTAAAAGCGGGCGATGAGGTTGTGGTTCATTTGGCAGCTAAAGGCGGGCGGCACTTTGGAATTTCTGTGCCTGATGAAACGGTGATTGAGAAGTGA
- the aroC gene encoding chorismate synthase: protein MAGNSIGKEFTITSFGESHGKVIGVVVDGCPAGLPLSEEDIQVELDRRIPAEPKISSARREKDTATILSGVFNGYTTGAPITVTVQNKETISSDYESIKDLPRPGHSDFPAKIRYGGFNDYRGGGRFSGRVTVALIMAGAIAKKLLTRYNIDVLAYTLSIGNVRTEKRFSAAMIRENKFLASTRCPDLECAQKMEEAIINARKEGDSLGGLVECFVLNMPVGIGEPLFDALDADLAKAVFVVSAVKGVEFGAGFVAAELRGSENNDEFLLKNGKVVSNTENAGGILGGMSTGMPITLRAAIKPTPSIGKEQKTVNLSCMKEETLNITGRHDPCVVPKAVPAIEAVVAVTIADHLIRAGFISKVLKEH from the coding sequence TTGGCGGGAAATTCGATAGGTAAAGAATTCACCATAACCAGTTTCGGAGAAAGCCACGGCAAAGTCATCGGCGTAGTAGTTGATGGTTGCCCAGCAGGCTTGCCACTATCCGAAGAAGACATCCAAGTTGAACTGGACAGGCGCATACCAGCAGAACCCAAAATCAGTTCAGCGCGAAGAGAAAAAGACACAGCAACCATACTATCAGGCGTTTTCAATGGTTACACCACAGGTGCCCCAATTACAGTTACAGTTCAAAATAAGGAAACCATCTCAAGTGATTACGAATCCATCAAAGACCTGCCGCGACCTGGACACTCTGATTTTCCAGCTAAAATCAGGTACGGCGGATTTAACGATTACCGAGGCGGCGGACGCTTCTCAGGACGAGTCACCGTCGCATTGATTATGGCTGGTGCGATTGCCAAAAAACTGCTCACCCGCTACAACATTGACGTTTTAGCTTACACGCTGTCAATCGGAAACGTGCGGACAGAGAAGCGGTTCTCGGCAGCGATGATTCGTGAAAACAAGTTTTTGGCTTCAACACGTTGTCCTGACCTTGAATGCGCACAGAAAATGGAGGAAGCCATCATTAACGCACGCAAAGAAGGAGATAGCCTTGGCGGGTTAGTGGAATGCTTTGTGTTGAATATGCCCGTTGGCATAGGTGAGCCCTTGTTTGATGCGTTGGATGCGGATTTGGCTAAGGCGGTTTTTGTGGTTTCTGCCGTAAAGGGTGTAGAGTTTGGTGCGGGGTTCGTGGCTGCTGAACTGCGTGGCTCAGAAAACAATGATGAATTTCTGCTAAAGAACGGCAAAGTCGTGTCCAACACGGAGAATGCTGGTGGAATTCTTGGGGGAATGTCCACTGGAATGCCCATCACGCTACGGGCAGCAATCAAACCCACACCAAGCATCGGCAAAGAACAAAAAACCGTGAATTTGTCCTGCATGAAAGAGGAAACCCTAAACATCACAGGCAGACATGACCCATGCGTGGTTCCCAAAGCAGTGCCAGCAATCGAAGCGGTAGTTGCAGTAACCATAGCTGACCATCTGATTCGAGCAGGATTTATTTCTAAAGTTCTCAAGGAGCACTAA
- the aroA gene encoding 3-phosphoshikimate 1-carboxyvinyltransferase translates to MTDVTINRTLKLKGKVCTPPSKSYTQRMVLAAALSQGTSKISNPLIAQDSEAILRAITAFGAKTKISEDCWKIEGTRQITTPTEPVDCGESGATLRFMVPVAALTEGSSTLLFRGSLERRPIDPLLKSLSELGAQAEVTKVGDKDAVKVFGGGIKGGKTQIAGNVSSQFISGLMFACPMAQNDTEITLTTPLESKDYVKMTAEVLAQHKIRVHIKEDFSQIIIPAKQTYKPHSSRVPGDFSSAAFLLAASAITDSKVKIENLPYQTAQGDRAILEILKRMGVEEKVSSGYVEIRGTGGYLKATDVDASNIPDLVPACVVLACYARGISKIYNAGRLRLKESDRLTSLYIELKNMGADIVMDEDSLTIRGPSMMYGAMIDAHNDHRIAMACAVAALRAEGETIIKYAQCVRKSYPQFFIHLKQLGADVVGGKFDR, encoded by the coding sequence TTGACAGACGTAACCATCAATCGAACCCTCAAACTCAAAGGCAAAGTCTGCACGCCACCCTCAAAATCTTACACTCAACGCATGGTTCTCGCTGCTGCACTTAGTCAGGGCACATCAAAAATCTCCAACCCACTAATCGCCCAAGATTCCGAGGCAATATTGCGAGCCATCACAGCTTTTGGTGCAAAAACCAAAATCTCAGAGGATTGCTGGAAAATCGAAGGTACCAGACAGATAACAACTCCAACTGAACCAGTGGATTGTGGTGAATCAGGTGCGACTTTGCGGTTTATGGTTCCCGTAGCAGCGTTAACGGAGGGTTCTTCGACTTTGTTGTTTAGGGGTTCTCTTGAGCGTCGCCCAATTGACCCGTTACTGAAAAGCCTCAGTGAGCTTGGAGCCCAAGCAGAGGTTACAAAGGTTGGTGATAAGGATGCAGTGAAGGTTTTTGGTGGCGGAATCAAGGGCGGAAAAACCCAGATTGCAGGCAACGTGAGCAGCCAGTTTATTTCGGGGTTAATGTTTGCGTGCCCAATGGCACAAAATGACACCGAAATCACCTTAACCACACCCCTTGAATCGAAGGATTACGTGAAAATGACGGCGGAAGTGCTTGCCCAACACAAAATACGTGTTCACATCAAAGAGGACTTTAGCCAAATAATCATACCAGCAAAACAAACCTACAAACCACACAGCAGCAGGGTTCCAGGCGATTTCTCCTCAGCAGCCTTTCTTTTAGCAGCTTCCGCCATAACAGATTCAAAAGTGAAAATTGAAAACCTCCCATATCAAACTGCTCAAGGTGACAGGGCAATTTTGGAGATTCTCAAACGTATGGGTGTAGAAGAAAAAGTCTCCTCGGGTTATGTGGAAATCAGAGGTACAGGCGGCTACCTCAAAGCCACTGACGTTGATGCCTCAAATATTCCTGACCTTGTTCCAGCATGCGTGGTTCTTGCCTGCTACGCAAGGGGTATCTCAAAAATTTACAATGCAGGCAGACTCAGACTCAAAGAATCAGACAGACTCACATCACTCTATATTGAGCTAAAAAATATGGGAGCAGACATCGTGATGGATGAGGACAGCTTAACAATTAGGGGTCCATCGATGATGTATGGTGCAATGATTGATGCACACAATGACCACCGAATCGCCATGGCCTGCGCAGTCGCAGCTTTACGCGCAGAGGGGGAAACCATCATAAAATATGCGCAATGCGTTCGAAAATCTTATCCGCAATTCTTCATTCATCTTAAACAATTAGGAGCAGATGTAGTTGGCGGGAAATTCGATAGGTAA
- a CDS encoding prephenate dehydrogenase/arogenate dehydrogenase family protein, whose translation MRIAVIGAGKMGVWFAKFFQSRGYSVVLADRKQEKLVPHQNQSFSLTTNFSEAVKDADQVLLCVAIDAMEEVTKTISPALHKGQVVMDVCSVKQTPVEVMHRYIKDATVLGTHPVFGPGSNGIAHKAYILTPTNSEEEKFASEFKAWLEKEEAHVFVMSPKKHDELIAVVLGLPHFLGLVACETLLEQETLAETKKVSGTTYRMLYTLAEATALETPDLFASLQTSLPEVDKVEGVFVAKAQEWLDLIKRKDSAAIKERMAQLNKKLKQSDSNFTDSYEVMYKMLESTEK comes from the coding sequence ATGAGAATTGCGGTTATCGGCGCTGGAAAAATGGGCGTATGGTTCGCCAAGTTTTTTCAGAGCAGGGGCTACAGCGTAGTTCTCGCCGACCGCAAACAAGAAAAACTCGTTCCTCACCAAAATCAATCCTTTTCTTTAACAACCAACTTTTCTGAAGCCGTCAAAGACGCAGACCAAGTTCTGCTCTGTGTAGCCATTGACGCCATGGAAGAAGTCACCAAAACCATCAGCCCCGCCCTACACAAAGGACAAGTCGTCATGGACGTGTGCTCTGTTAAGCAGACACCCGTAGAGGTTATGCACCGCTACATCAAAGACGCCACCGTATTAGGAACGCATCCCGTGTTTGGTCCCGGAAGCAATGGCATAGCCCACAAAGCCTACATCCTAACCCCAACCAATTCTGAAGAAGAAAAATTCGCCTCCGAGTTCAAGGCGTGGCTGGAAAAAGAGGAAGCTCACGTGTTTGTGATGTCTCCTAAAAAACATGATGAGCTCATCGCGGTTGTGTTGGGTTTGCCGCATTTTCTGGGTTTAGTTGCCTGCGAGACACTTTTGGAGCAGGAGACTTTGGCTGAAACCAAAAAGGTCTCGGGAACCACGTATCGCATGCTGTACACGCTGGCTGAGGCGACTGCGTTGGAGACGCCTGATTTGTTTGCGAGTTTGCAGACGAGCCTGCCTGAAGTGGACAAGGTTGAGGGCGTGTTTGTGGCTAAAGCTCAAGAATGGCTTGATTTGATAAAGCGCAAGGATTCTGCGGCAATCAAGGAGCGCATGGCACAACTTAACAAGAAACTCAAACAATCCGACAGCAACTTCACAGACTCCTACGAAGTAATGTATAAGATGCTGGAATCCACAGAAAAATAA
- a CDS encoding chorismate mutase, translating into MSELEQLRKKVDATDEKILAALCERVAVCREIGAVKKKNGLAVRDTEREEQLLERISQRAAELGLDSDSVLVLYREIVNMCSIVQR; encoded by the coding sequence ATGAGCGAACTTGAACAACTAAGGAAAAAAGTAGATGCCACAGACGAGAAAATTTTGGCTGCGCTCTGTGAGCGGGTGGCTGTTTGCAGAGAGATTGGTGCGGTTAAAAAGAAGAATGGATTAGCGGTTAGAGATACGGAACGTGAGGAGCAGCTTTTGGAGCGAATTAGCCAGAGGGCTGCTGAATTGGGTTTGGATTCAGATTCTGTTTTGGTGCTTTACCGCGAAATAGTTAATATGTGCAGTATCGTTCAAAGGTAA
- a CDS encoding shikimate kinase yields the protein MKGQATALAHGAATIVNAIALGKGAAFGVDLWTKARVELTDEPEIIKAEITSDPKESPLLTQSAAIRVLKHFKADKQFGANITSWSSIPAARGLKSSSVAANAVVLATAAALGQKLDDLEAVHLGVQAAFDAKVTVTGAFDDASASYFGGVVITDNSAQKIVKCLPLPEDVVVLFHVPPQKAYTINSDVQRLKTVKPLVELAYEETLKGKIWDALTLNGLVYSAASNQNSKIAVDALAAGAVAAGLCGKGPSTTAVCPIEKVEVVKVALQAYEGEILQANLNSEKAKVIPN from the coding sequence TTGAAGGGTCAAGCAACGGCTTTGGCGCATGGTGCAGCTACAATAGTTAACGCGATAGCTTTGGGGAAGGGTGCCGCGTTTGGTGTGGACTTGTGGACTAAGGCGCGTGTAGAGTTAACGGATGAACCAGAAATAATCAAGGCTGAAATTACTTCTGACCCAAAAGAGAGCCCATTATTAACCCAAAGTGCTGCAATTCGAGTTCTCAAACATTTCAAAGCTGACAAACAGTTTGGTGCAAACATCACCTCATGGTCAAGCATTCCCGCTGCAAGAGGACTAAAAAGTAGCAGTGTAGCCGCAAACGCTGTGGTACTGGCAACTGCAGCCGCACTTGGGCAGAAGCTGGATGATTTGGAAGCTGTGCATCTGGGGGTGCAGGCGGCGTTTGACGCCAAAGTTACGGTCACCGGCGCTTTTGATGATGCGTCAGCATCCTATTTTGGCGGCGTAGTAATCACTGACAATTCTGCGCAGAAAATCGTGAAGTGTTTGCCTCTACCTGAAGACGTGGTTGTGCTGTTTCATGTTCCGCCCCAAAAAGCTTACACAATAAACAGTGATGTTCAGAGGCTGAAAACTGTAAAGCCGCTGGTTGAGCTCGCCTACGAGGAAACTTTGAAGGGCAAAATCTGGGATGCCCTGACGCTTAATGGTCTGGTTTATTCTGCTGCGTCGAATCAGAACAGCAAAATCGCAGTTGACGCGTTGGCGGCTGGTGCTGTGGCAGCTGGGCTTTGTGGTAAAGGGCCCTCAACAACCGCAGTGTGTCCCATAGAAAAAGTGGAAGTGGTTAAAGTTGCTCTTCAAGCCTATGAAGGCGAAATCTTGCAGGCGAACCTGAACAGTGAGAAAGCCAAGGTGATACCGAATTGA
- a CDS encoding type I 3-dehydroquinate dehydratase — protein MTARICVSILPKNNLEALTLIKQAENANADFIEVRLDCLETSRNLKELTNITKTPLIATNKLEREHGFFSGTEAERQQTLLESAKNGFQYVDVDLSSSLHQETLLKLKETGVKTIVSFHKFDGPLTNSEMEEVLQQQLALDADVCKIVTTASTVEDNLAILQFIAKNKKQARLVCFCMGENGKLSRLFSPLFGAFFTFAALDTGSETAKGQMSIGEMKASYGMLGV, from the coding sequence GTGACCGCGAGAATCTGCGTCTCGATTCTCCCAAAAAACAACCTTGAAGCATTAACCCTAATAAAACAGGCAGAAAACGCAAACGCCGACTTCATCGAAGTCAGATTAGACTGCCTTGAAACCTCCCGCAACCTAAAAGAACTAACAAACATCACAAAAACCCCTCTTATTGCAACCAACAAACTTGAGCGCGAGCACGGGTTTTTCTCTGGAACCGAAGCTGAGCGACAGCAGACGCTTTTGGAATCCGCCAAAAATGGTTTCCAGTACGTTGATGTTGACCTTTCAAGTAGTCTGCATCAAGAGACACTTCTAAAACTCAAAGAAACAGGGGTAAAGACGATTGTGTCCTTCCACAAATTTGATGGACCCTTAACCAATTCGGAAATGGAAGAAGTTCTTCAACAGCAACTTGCTCTGGACGCGGATGTCTGCAAAATCGTGACCACCGCCAGCACAGTTGAAGATAACCTTGCAATATTGCAGTTTATTGCTAAAAACAAAAAACAAGCCCGACTGGTTTGTTTCTGCATGGGCGAGAACGGAAAACTTTCCAGATTGTTCTCACCCCTCTTTGGTGCCTTCTTCACCTTTGCCGCCTTAGACACAGGCAGCGAAACCGCAAAGGGCCAAATGAGCATTGGCGAAATGAAGGCATCCTATGGCATGCTAGGTGTATAA
- a CDS encoding 2-amino-3,7-dideoxy-D-threo-hept-6-ulosonate synthase: MKMNVGKERRLKRIIQQDNKTVIVPMDHGVTIGPIQGITNMQQIINQLIAGKADAVLVHKGIAKRVNTNGTGLIVMLSGASNLNPNMNNKVQVCSVQEAIRIGADAVSVHVNVGATDEDKMLRNLGKVADECETFGMPLLAMMYPRGPKINDEHNVHVVAHAARIGAELGADIIKTNFTGNIDTFKTVTESCPVPVVIAGGPKCKTQQEILQTTSDAIKAGAVGLSIGRNIFQHENPTLIVKALSAIVHKEASVEEACKILGEKC; the protein is encoded by the coding sequence ATGAAAATGAATGTTGGAAAAGAACGCAGACTAAAAAGAATAATACAGCAAGACAACAAAACCGTAATCGTACCCATGGACCACGGCGTAACCATAGGACCAATCCAAGGCATAACCAACATGCAACAAATAATCAACCAACTCATAGCAGGCAAAGCCGACGCAGTATTAGTCCACAAAGGCATCGCAAAACGAGTCAACACAAACGGCACAGGATTAATCGTTATGCTCTCAGGCGCATCCAACCTAAACCCCAACATGAACAACAAAGTCCAAGTTTGCAGTGTACAAGAAGCCATAAGAATCGGCGCAGACGCAGTATCAGTGCATGTGAACGTTGGCGCAACTGATGAAGATAAAATGCTGCGAAACCTTGGAAAAGTAGCAGATGAATGCGAAACATTTGGAATGCCCCTGCTTGCCATGATGTATCCGCGAGGACCAAAAATCAACGATGAGCACAACGTACATGTAGTAGCTCATGCCGCACGAATAGGCGCTGAGTTAGGTGCAGACATCATCAAAACAAACTTCACAGGCAACATAGACACCTTCAAAACCGTGACAGAAAGCTGTCCTGTCCCAGTCGTGATTGCTGGAGGACCAAAATGCAAGACACAACAAGAAATCCTGCAAACCACCAGTGACGCAATCAAAGCGGGAGCAGTAGGGCTCTCAATTGGCAGAAACATTTTCCAGCATGAAAACCCAACCTTAATAGTTAAAGCACTCTCAGCAATCGTGCACAAGGAAGCATCTGTTGAGGAAGCCTGTAAGATTTTGGGTGAAAAATGTTGA
- a CDS encoding pyridoxal phosphate-dependent aminotransferase has product MLYEINEKALRLESEGKKIIRLNLGDPDMATPPEIVEAAYASMKAGKTKYSSSYGEGKLRAKLAEIHNVKPENIVITPGSKWGIFATLYLMMKGGGNVIVPTPYWTAYDLIAKTLGAKTKLLKTTLEDQWKVDLGQLEEMIDAETKMIILNNPNNPTSKVIDDRTLDGIVEIANKKGITILSDEVYGAIAFNKTKSILDYDGECKHILSNGFSKTFTMTGWRIGYIIAEKMLVDKITKLNQITINNVPVFIQEAAMKGLELHAQIASNIKAKYKARADLASKKLADAGFKFTKPDAPFYVFPKLDGLDGEKFTLNLLDNGVAVAPGTSFGDYREHFRISLTAPDDQIEVALDKICEAAK; this is encoded by the coding sequence ATGCTGTATGAAATAAATGAGAAAGCTCTTAGACTGGAAAGTGAAGGAAAAAAGATTATTCGCTTAAACCTTGGTGACCCTGACATGGCAACTCCACCCGAAATCGTGGAAGCAGCTTATGCGTCAATGAAGGCAGGTAAAACCAAGTACTCATCCTCTTATGGCGAAGGCAAGCTGAGGGCTAAACTTGCAGAAATTCACAATGTTAAACCTGAAAACATAGTTATCACTCCGGGGTCTAAATGGGGCATCTTTGCTACCCTGTACTTGATGATGAAGGGCGGCGGAAACGTAATCGTGCCCACACCCTACTGGACCGCTTATGATTTAATCGCTAAAACCCTTGGCGCCAAAACCAAACTGCTCAAAACTACGCTGGAAGACCAATGGAAAGTTGATTTGGGTCAGCTGGAAGAAATGATTGATGCCGAAACCAAAATGATAATTCTCAACAACCCCAACAACCCAACCAGCAAAGTCATCGACGACAGAACGTTGGATGGCATCGTGGAAATCGCCAACAAAAAAGGCATCACCATCCTCTCCGATGAAGTTTACGGCGCTATCGCGTTTAACAAAACCAAAAGCATCCTCGACTACGACGGAGAATGCAAACACATACTAAGCAATGGGTTTAGCAAAACCTTCACCATGACAGGCTGGAGAATCGGATACATCATCGCCGAAAAAATGCTAGTTGACAAAATAACCAAACTCAACCAAATCACCATCAACAACGTACCCGTATTCATCCAAGAAGCCGCCATGAAAGGCTTAGAGCTACACGCCCAAATCGCCAGCAACATTAAAGCAAAATACAAAGCACGCGCTGACCTCGCAAGCAAAAAACTCGCAGACGCAGGCTTCAAATTCACCAAACCCGACGCCCCCTTCTACGTGTTTCCAAAACTGGATGGGTTAGATGGCGAAAAATTCACTTTGAATTTGCTGGATAATGGTGTCGCGGTGGCTCCGGGTACAAGTTTTGGTGATTACCGTGAGCACTTCCGCATTAGCTTAACTGCTCCAGACGACCAAATTGAGGTTGCACTGGATAAAATCTGTGAGGCTGCCAAATGA
- a CDS encoding 2-isopropylmalate synthase: MKFLDTTLRDGEQTPGVSLVAENKLRIAQRLDELGVDVIEAGFAAVSEGELEAVKLIAKQGLRAEVSSAGRGTKGDIDAVIKSEASTMSMIIPTSDLHIEAKMRKTREQVLKATEDCVSYAKAHGLKVELLAEDATRSDFEYLTKVFQTAEAAGVDRVTPCDTVGILTPEKTVQFFGDLSKALKVPIGVHCHNDFGMAVANTVIALGNGATEAHATINGLGERAGNAALEEIVISLRSLYKLDLNIKTELLYSTSQLVQRLSGVHVQPNKAVVGENAFTHESGIHTQGVLANPLTYEPIAPELVGGVRRIAPGKHSGTNAIRNDLANMGLNPSEEQFKEIFQRIKELGDKGKAIMDADVLAIAEAVMGLSSEKPISLEEMTFVGGDKVTSTASVRLCLYGKDVWGTAVGVGPVDATINAVKNAISEVEPIALEQYNVKAITGGTDAMVEVIVKVRKGSRTVTAMGVREDIVKASIEAVLSGMNVLMVGNSNGNGKPKH; this comes from the coding sequence ATAAAATTTTTAGACACCACCCTACGTGATGGTGAACAAACTCCCGGAGTATCTCTTGTAGCTGAAAACAAACTGCGCATAGCCCAGCGGCTAGACGAGCTAGGCGTGGACGTGATTGAGGCAGGCTTTGCCGCGGTCAGCGAGGGCGAGCTTGAAGCAGTCAAACTCATCGCCAAACAGGGTCTTCGTGCTGAGGTTAGCAGTGCAGGCAGAGGCACCAAAGGCGACATTGACGCCGTAATCAAAAGCGAAGCCTCCACCATGAGCATGATTATACCCACCTCAGATTTGCACATAGAGGCTAAAATGCGCAAGACCCGTGAGCAAGTGCTCAAAGCCACCGAAGACTGTGTTTCTTATGCAAAGGCGCATGGCTTAAAGGTGGAGCTTTTGGCTGAGGACGCCACCCGAAGCGATTTTGAGTATCTGACAAAGGTGTTTCAGACAGCGGAAGCCGCAGGAGTAGACCGAGTAACACCATGCGACACCGTAGGCATCCTAACTCCCGAAAAAACCGTCCAGTTCTTTGGCGACCTATCCAAGGCGCTTAAGGTTCCCATCGGCGTACACTGCCACAACGACTTTGGAATGGCCGTAGCAAATACAGTCATCGCATTGGGCAATGGCGCAACCGAAGCCCACGCAACAATCAACGGCTTAGGCGAACGCGCAGGCAACGCTGCGCTTGAGGAAATCGTGATTTCACTGCGTAGTCTCTACAAACTCGACCTAAACATCAAAACTGAACTCCTATACAGCACCAGCCAGCTGGTTCAACGTCTCTCAGGCGTGCATGTGCAACCCAACAAAGCCGTCGTGGGAGAGAACGCTTTCACGCATGAATCGGGTATTCACACTCAGGGCGTCTTAGCTAACCCGCTCACTTACGAACCCATCGCGCCCGAGCTTGTCGGTGGAGTCCGCCGCATAGCGCCGGGCAAGCACAGTGGAACAAACGCCATCCGCAACGATCTCGCCAACATGGGATTGAACCCCAGTGAGGAACAGTTCAAAGAAATCTTCCAGCGCATCAAAGAGTTGGGTGACAAAGGCAAAGCCATAATGGATGCTGACGTGCTCGCAATCGCTGAAGCCGTTATGGGTTTGAGTTCTGAGAAGCCTATCTCGCTTGAGGAAATGACGTTTGTGGGTGGCGACAAAGTAACGTCTACTGCTTCGGTTCGGCTGTGTCTTTACGGCAAGGACGTGTGGGGCACAGCAGTTGGAGTAGGACCCGTTGACGCTACAATAAATGCTGTCAAAAACGCCATATCCGAAGTTGAACCCATAGCCCTTGAGCAGTACAACGTCAAAGCCATCACAGGCGGAACTGATGCCATGGTTGAGGTCATCGTTAAGGTACGCAAGGGAAGCAGAACCGTGACTGCTATGGGTGTTCGTGAGGACATTGTGAAAGCCAGCATTGAAGCGGTGCTTAGCGGCATGAACGTTTTGATGGTTGGCAACAGCAACGGTAATGGTAAACCCAAACACTAA